In the genome of Methylococcus sp. EFPC2, the window GAGTTCTTATTCACCGAGAACGAGACCAACGCCGAACGGCTGTTCGGCGTGCCTAATCCGACGCCTTACGTCAAGGATGGCATTAACGACGCCGTCGTCCACGGCCGGCGGGAGAAAGTGAACCCCGACCTGGTGGGCACCAAGGCGGCGGCGCATTACGAGCTGACCGTTGCGCCGGGCGAAACCGAGGTGATACGGCTGCGGCTGAGTGACGTGGCGCCCTCGGCAGACCAGGGCCCCTTTACCCGGGAATACGAGCAAACCTTCGCATCCCGCAAACAGGAGGCGGATGAATTCTATACCGCCATCACGCCTCCGAAGTTGAATGCGGATCAGGCGAACGTGTTGCGCCAGGCGCTGGCCGGCATGCTCTGGACCAAGCAATATTACTACTTCGATCTCGACCACTGGCTGGAGGAGCACGAAGCCAACCCCATACTCGGCGGCCGGCGCCAATTTCGTAACCGCGAGTGGTACCACATGGTTAACAGCGACATCATCTCGATGCCGGACAAATGGGAGTATCCCTGGTTTGCGGCCTGGGATCTGGCTTTCCATACGTCGGCGCTCAATATGGTCGATCCTGACTTCGCCGAAAATCAGCTGAGCTTGATGCTGAGCGATCTCTATCTGCATCCCAACGGCCAGATACCGGCCTATGAGTGGAACTTCGGTGACGTAAATCCGCCCGTGCATGCCTGGGCGGCGCTGATCAATTACGGCATCGCCCGCGAACCCGGCGAATATGACCTGGCCTTCCTCAAGAACACCTTCAACAAGTTGCTGCTGAATTTCAACTGGTGGGTCAACCGCAAGGACCCGCAGGGACGCAATGTCTTCAGTGGCGGTTTCTTGGGCCTGGACAATATCGGCGTGTTCGACCGCAGTTCGGAGCTGCCCTCCGGAGGCTACCTGGATCAGGCGGACGGCACGGCCTGGATGGCGTTTTTCAGCCAGTGCATGCTGGAGATGGCGATCGAGATCGCCCGGAAAGATCCAACCTACCAGGATTTCATCCTGAAGTTCGTGCAGCATTTCCTATGGATCGCGGGTTCCATGGACCGCGTTGGCGACAACCACGACGAACTGTGGGACGAAGAGGACGGCTTCTTCTACGACGTTCTGACCCTGCCCGACGGACATGCGCAACGCCTCAAGGTGCGGTCCATGGTCGGCTTGCTGCCACTGACGGCGACGGCTCTCATCCCGCAGGAAGTGATCGACGAGTTCCCGGACATAGCCGACCGTGTGCGTGCCTTTATCGCCAAGCACCCCGATCTGGTGGCGAACATCCATCCGCTCACCCAGCCCGGCGTGCAGGGCAGGCGGCTGCTGGCTGTGGTGAACGAAGACAAACTGCGCCGCATTCTCGCGCGCATGCTGGACGAAGAGCGTTTTCTCAGTCCCTACGGCATCCGATCGCTGTCGCGCTGGCACCTTGAACACCCCTACCAGATCGATGTGGACGGTGCCCAGTATCAGGTGCAGTATCTACCGGGAGAATCGGATTCCGGCATGTTTGGTGGCAACTCAAATTGGCGCGGCCCGATCTGGATGCCGGTCAACCTGTTGCTGCTCCGGGCCTTGCGCCAGTTCCATGAATACTACGGCGACGGGTTCAAGATCGAGTGCCCGACGGGATCGGGGAATATGCTGACGCTGCTGGAAGTGGCGCGCGAGATCGCCACCCGGCTGACGCGCATCTTTCTGCAGGACGAGAGCGGGCGCCGCGCGGTCTACGGCGGCGCCGAGAAATTCCAAACCGATCCACACTGGCGCGATTACATCCTGTTCTACGAATACTTCCACGGCGACAGCGGGGCCGGTTTGGGCGCAAGTCATCAAACCGGCTGGACCGGTACCGTCGCGCGGCTGTTGCAGCTATTAGGCGAGCAGCAGCCGGGCGAAACTCTCAACCGTGGGCTGCGGTTTAATTGAGGATCAAATTCTGAGACACCCCGGGCTGAGTATTTGGCAGCGGGGTGTCTGGAATAAGCAATAAGGCGGCCACGCAATCATCCGTCGGGCGCGATCCTTACGATGCCTGTTCGAAAATAGCGAGTCGGACAGAAACATGTCGTGCTGCCTTTCGTATGGGGCTAGACATTGGAGGTGCACCATGAAAACAGCCAAGAAGAAGTCCGCGAAAACGGATGTCATCGAAGAACCGTCTCAAGAGCCGCGTCCGGTATTCCGGCCGCGCGCGGAATGCGTGGCCGCCGGCAAGGCGCTGCGCGAAAACGTGCCGCTCGAACGCCATGCGGAATGGAAACCGTCGAGCCTAGGGCGCGATCTGATAGACATACTGGAGAAGTCGAATCAGGGTCGGGTGCCCGAACTGGTTCCCATCCGCTACGGACGCATGCTGCGCAGTCCCTTCACATTTTTGCGAGGTTCCGCCGCGGTGATGGCCCACGATCTGGCCACCACACCGAACAGTGGCATCCAGGTACAGGCTTGCGGCGATTGCCATTTGCTCAATTTCGGCCTGTTTGCCACACCTGAGCGCAACCTGGTCTTCGACATCAACGATTTCGACGAAACCCTGCCGGCGCCTTGGGAATGGGATGTCAAACGTCTGGCGACCAGCTTTTTCGTGGCCGCCCGCGACAATGATCACTCCGACGAGGAGGGCAGGGCCGCGGCCGTTGAAAGCGTTCGCGCTTACCGGGAGCGTCTGCGCGATTATTCGAAAAAGAATCCCCTGGAAGTCTGGTATGAGCGCCTTGATGCGCAAACCCTGATCGACATGGCGCCCGACGCCAAGATCAAGAAGCGCCGCGAGAAATTTGCCGAAAAGGCGCGACAGCGGGTCGGCGAACACTTATTTCCCAAGATCAGCGAGACCGCCGGAGGGCGGCACCGCTTGATCGATCAGCCACCGCTGATTTTTCATGTAAACGATCAGGACTATGAGGCGGAGGTGAACGAGGCTTTCGAGGCCTATCGCCTTTCGTTGTCCGACGAACGGCGCGTCCTGCTCGATCGCTTTCGCCTGGAAGACACGGTCCTGAAAGTGGTCGGCATCGGCAGCGTGGGCACCCGCTGTTTCGTCGATCTGTTTTTCTCCCCGCAAAATCATCCCTTGCTGCTTCAATTCAAGGAGGCGCGCCCCTCGGTGCTCGAGCCCTACGCGGGCAAAAGCCGCTATGAGAATCAGGGACAGCGCGTGGTCATGGGACAACGCCTGATGCAGTCCTCCAGTGATATCTTCCTGGGCTGGACCAAGAATCGGCGTGGTCATGATTTTTACGGCCGCCAGCTGCGGGACATGAAGATATCCGTCCCGATTGAGGGTTGTACACCCAAGCAGTTGAAGCTATACGCCGAAGTGTGTGGCTGGACGCTGGCCCGCGCCCACGCCAAAGCGGGAGACGCCGCGACGATCAGCGGCTATCTGGGTAAGTCGGATACCTTCGATCAGGCCATAGGCGAGTTCGCGCGGAGCTACGCGGACCAGACGCAGCGCGATCACGGTACCCTGGCGGCGGCAGCGGAGGTCGGACGCGTCGAGACGTTGATAGAGGAAGACCTATGAAAGAAGCCCTCTGTCTCAGGTAGCCTGGGATTTTCCCGGTTCACGTCGAGCCCCACGCGGGGGCGTTTCCCGGCGCGCCGGCGAGGCATACCAAGTCTGTTTGGGGGATAGAACCGGCTGATCCGGCTGCAATTCGAAGTTGGGCGACATGATTTGCACGCCGTATTCGTTGAAGATGTCCTGGATCTGGCCGTGCAGTTCCGACAGCACGATAAAGCGCATTTCCGGCCGGTCTATGGCAAATAGCAGCACGTAGACCGGATAGAAATCGGACAGGGATTTCTGCAATACCCAGGGCTTAGGCTCCGCGCGAACCCCCTGGGTGCGTTCGGCCGCCATTTCCAGCATGGCGTGGACCTGACGCCAGGGCGCGTCGTAGCCGATGGTGACCGTGGTGGTGACGATGGCGCCGTCCGTTTTTGCTAGCCGCGAATAATTGATGGTGGTCGCGGCCAGGAGTACGGCGTTGGGTATGGTAATTTCCTCGCGCCGTGGCGTCGCGATCTTGGTGGACAGCACGCCGATTTCGCGAACCACGCCTTCGTGCTCTCCCACTTTTACGTAGTCGCCGGTCTGGAAGGCCCGGGTGTAGACGACCACCAGCCCACCGACGACCTGTCCCACCATCCCGGCTGAGCCGAGGGAAACCATGAGGCCCAGGAAGACGCTAACGCCCTTGAACGCCTCCGTCTGCGAACCGGGAATATAGGGATAGGCCAGGACAAGGGCAAAAACCCAGATCAAAACCACAAGGATGCGCCGCGTGGCGCGAGCGGTTTCCGGTTCCAGCCAGAGCGACTGCACGCCGCCGGATTCGGCGCTGCGAAAAAACGCTGCCACCACGCCGGCCACCAGCCGCGTTAAAAGAAAGATGAGCGCCACGGTGAATAAGTCCGGCATGGCTTGCACCACACCTTGCACCAGTTTCTGGAACTGTTCCACCAGAAATCCCCGCAGACTTGCCGCCAGGGGCTGGCTGTAGGGAAACTGATCGAAGACGAAGGTGAGCCACAGATAACCGAATCCCAGCCCCACGCCCCATAGAGACAAGCGCACGGTGGCAATTTCCAGCGAGGCCAGATAGGGACGCAGA includes:
- a CDS encoding glucosidase, whose amino-acid sequence is MLTSTREQVRLDEAREKKIAWKKWGPYLSERQWGTVREDYSDDGNAWSYFSHDQARSRAYKWGEDGIAGISDDRQGLCWSLAVWNGQDPIIKERLFGLTNAEGNHGEDVKEYYFYVDSTPTHSYMKYLYKYPQRAYPYEDIVQTNAARTRTEMEYELLDTGVFEGDRYYDIFVEFAKAAPEDILIKISVANRGPDTATLHVLPHLWFRNTWWLNPEAPRPALRELPNKGEALVVEASHPDLGVRYLYAEGAGEFLFTENETNAERLFGVPNPTPYVKDGINDAVVHGRREKVNPDLVGTKAAAHYELTVAPGETEVIRLRLSDVAPSADQGPFTREYEQTFASRKQEADEFYTAITPPKLNADQANVLRQALAGMLWTKQYYYFDLDHWLEEHEANPILGGRRQFRNREWYHMVNSDIISMPDKWEYPWFAAWDLAFHTSALNMVDPDFAENQLSLMLSDLYLHPNGQIPAYEWNFGDVNPPVHAWAALINYGIAREPGEYDLAFLKNTFNKLLLNFNWWVNRKDPQGRNVFSGGFLGLDNIGVFDRSSELPSGGYLDQADGTAWMAFFSQCMLEMAIEIARKDPTYQDFILKFVQHFLWIAGSMDRVGDNHDELWDEEDGFFYDVLTLPDGHAQRLKVRSMVGLLPLTATALIPQEVIDEFPDIADRVRAFIAKHPDLVANIHPLTQPGVQGRRLLAVVNEDKLRRILARMLDEERFLSPYGIRSLSRWHLEHPYQIDVDGAQYQVQYLPGESDSGMFGGNSNWRGPIWMPVNLLLLRALRQFHEYYGDGFKIECPTGSGNMLTLLEVAREIATRLTRIFLQDESGRRAVYGGAEKFQTDPHWRDYILFYEYFHGDSGAGLGASHQTGWTGTVARLLQLLGEQQPGETLNRGLRFN
- a CDS encoding DUF2252 domain-containing protein is translated as MKTAKKKSAKTDVIEEPSQEPRPVFRPRAECVAAGKALRENVPLERHAEWKPSSLGRDLIDILEKSNQGRVPELVPIRYGRMLRSPFTFLRGSAAVMAHDLATTPNSGIQVQACGDCHLLNFGLFATPERNLVFDINDFDETLPAPWEWDVKRLATSFFVAARDNDHSDEEGRAAAVESVRAYRERLRDYSKKNPLEVWYERLDAQTLIDMAPDAKIKKRREKFAEKARQRVGEHLFPKISETAGGRHRLIDQPPLIFHVNDQDYEAEVNEAFEAYRLSLSDERRVLLDRFRLEDTVLKVVGIGSVGTRCFVDLFFSPQNHPLLLQFKEARPSVLEPYAGKSRYENQGQRVVMGQRLMQSSSDIFLGWTKNRRGHDFYGRQLRDMKISVPIEGCTPKQLKLYAEVCGWTLARAHAKAGDAATISGYLGKSDTFDQAIGEFARSYADQTQRDHGTLAAAAEVGRVETLIEEDL
- a CDS encoding mechanosensitive ion channel family protein, coding for MLLSLLWCRLASADTVGIVGGQHGFQAPPEAAVTVWGREIVILRAPFDDLSPKDRAVASAARLLAIPKGASEYRIEAADAEEGKYQGAWIKVNGIRVLGVLRDDVDMAANESFEQYKANAIAKLKSWLAVREEQTRWPMLLKGTALSVLATVLYGATLIGMAHLARRWFARLGETPSRRRIMLGDVNLRPYLASLEIATVRLSLWGVGLGFGYLWLTFVFDQFPYSQPLAASLRGFLVEQFQKLVQGVVQAMPDLFTVALIFLLTRLVAGVVAAFFRSAESGGVQSLWLEPETARATRRILVVLIWVFALVLAYPYIPGSQTEAFKGVSVFLGLMVSLGSAGMVGQVVGGLVVVYTRAFQTGDYVKVGEHEGVVREIGVLSTKIATPRREEITIPNAVLLAATTINYSRLAKTDGAIVTTTVTIGYDAPWRQVHAMLEMAAERTQGVRAEPKPWVLQKSLSDFYPVYVLLFAIDRPEMRFIVLSELHGQIQDIFNEYGVQIMSPNFELQPDQPVLSPKQTWYASPARRETPPRGARREPGKSQAT